One stretch of Desulfatirhabdium butyrativorans DSM 18734 DNA includes these proteins:
- a CDS encoding DUF3786 domain-containing protein: MPRIDDYIAAKNLAVQTLQDMPLEKLAENSGFQQIAKNDLLAPFLTRTYRIAYPDFAFSDAANPQAIPIQEEVLILHYLLGNPPPYPSGNWVAYREIPGAHFYFSAFLKRAVDPLKKTFGSNLDLLIRASERLGANRIDAGDAGFFLAVFPKVPMEWVVYGGDEEFPAEANILFDQSIGTILSPEDIAWMAGMVVYRLMALARN, translated from the coding sequence ATGCCACGAATCGACGATTATATCGCAGCCAAAAACCTGGCCGTCCAGACGCTCCAGGACATGCCTCTCGAAAAGCTGGCCGAGAACTCAGGCTTTCAGCAGATAGCAAAAAATGACCTGCTGGCGCCATTCCTCACCCGAACTTACCGGATCGCCTATCCCGACTTTGCTTTTTCGGATGCGGCCAATCCGCAAGCGATCCCCATCCAGGAAGAGGTGCTGATTCTGCACTACCTGCTGGGCAATCCGCCGCCTTACCCATCCGGAAACTGGGTAGCCTACCGGGAGATTCCGGGCGCCCATTTCTATTTCAGCGCATTTCTCAAACGGGCCGTCGATCCGCTGAAAAAGACGTTCGGATCGAATCTCGATCTGCTGATCCGGGCATCGGAGCGATTGGGCGCCAATCGGATCGACGCCGGAGATGCCGGATTTTTCCTGGCGGTGTTCCCAAAAGTGCCGATGGAGTGGGTGGTATATGGGGGAGACGAGGAATTTCCGGCTGAAGCCAATATTCTGTTCGACCAGAGCATCGGCACGATCCTTTCTCCGGAAGACATCGCCTGGATGGCCGGAATGGTGGTGTATCGTCTGATGGCGCTTGCAAGAAATTGA